In Penicillium oxalicum strain HP7-1 chromosome I, whole genome shotgun sequence, a single window of DNA contains:
- a CDS encoding Methylcrotonoyl-CoA carboxylase subunit alpha produces MTLSSLLRITPRLAPTAARRSTRAASSVASTSQGSKTLDSILIANRGEIALRVGRTAAEHGIRVTTLYTDPDSRAQHALSTPFAFNLGSVSAYLDGDRIIEIAKKEGCRGIHPGYGFLSENSAFARKCTEAGIVFIGPPWKAIEDMGDKSRSKEIMLAAGVPCVPGYHGQNQDPAFLEAEADKITYPVLIKAIKGGGGKGMRIAHSKSEFQAQLQSAKSEAMNSFGDDHVLVEKYITTPRHIEVQVFADKHGNSVALGERDCSIQRRHQKILEESPAPHLPDATRKDLWDKARAAALAVGYEGAGTVEFIFDNDSGDFYFMEMNTRLQVEHPVTEMVTGQDLVHWQIMVAEGAPLPMTQEEVERNIALSGHAIEARIYAENPDMGFIPDSGRLLHVRTPATSKDVRIDAGFVEGDDVSAHYDPMISKLIVRGETREEALRKLATALEQYEVAGPVTNIEFLKTVCRSPDFIAGAVETGYIEKHREELFAPKVIEDEVLAQVALACLHRDMLSARAAPSAGLAGTTVGFAPNYQQRQLSFTSASGPDAEVTTFDVRVQQTGDQTFNLEVGSQVFSQVTSSMDPTSRVVTSFFGHTRLDTTVVQDAEMDMVIAFQRGKQYRLGVPRAKWMEKALGLKDVANSVLAPMPCKVLRVEVQAGDVVEKDQPLVVIESMKMETVIRSPQRGTIARVVHQQGDQCKSGTPLVEFADEAESQ; encoded by the exons ATGACGCTCTCATCCCTTCTCCGCATTACTCCCCGCCTCGCGCCGACCGCCGCTCGGAGGAGCACAAGAGCTGCATCCTCGGTTGCAAGCACGTCACAGGGCAGCAAGACCCTTGACTCAATTTTGATTGCTAATCGTGGCGAGATTGCACT TCGCGTTGGGCGGACCGCCGCGGAGCATGGAATTCGCGTTACGACTCTTTACACTGATCCCGATAGCCGAGCACAGCATGCGTTGAGTACGCCGTTTGCTTTCAATTTAGGCTCGGTATCAGCTTACCTGGATGGTGATCGCATCATTGAAATCGCGAAGAAGGAGGGGTGTCGCGGTATTCACCCTGGGTATGGATTT TTAAGTGAGAACTCCGCATTTGCGCGGAAATGTACCGAGGCCGGCATCGTGTTTATTGGGCCTCCATGGAAGGCAATTGAAGATATGGGTGACAAGAG TCGATCCAAGGAGATCATGCTTGCCGCGGGTGTGCCCTGCGTTCCCGGTTACCACGGCCAGAACCAAGATCCCGCTTTCCTCGAGGCCGAAGCCGATAAGATCACATACCCGGTGCTGATCAAGGCTATCAAGGGAGGTGGCGGAAAGGGCATGCGTATTGCGCACTCCAAATCGGAGTTCCAGGCACAATTGCAATCGGCAAAGTCGGAGGCGATGAACTCGTTCGGAGATGACCACGTTCTGGTGGAGAAGTACATCACCACACCGCGCCACATTGAGGTGCAAGTGTTTGCGGACAAGCACGGCAACTCCGTCGCTTTGGGCGAACGAGACTGCAGTATTCAGCGCCGGCACCAGAAGATCCTGGAGGAATCCCCTGCCCCTCATCTTCCGGATGCCACACGAAAGGATCTGTGGGACAAAGCTCGCGCGGCTGCGCTTGCAGTCGGATACGAGGGTGCTGGTACCGTGGAGTTTATCTTTGATAACGACTCTGGTGATTTCTACTTTATGGAGATGAACACCCGTCTGCAGGTCGAGCACCCCGTGACCGAGATGGTCACCGGTCAGGACCTGGTTCACTGGCAGATCATGGTGGCCGAAGGGGCTCCTCTGCCGATGACTCAAGAGGAAGTGGAACGGAACATTGCGCTGAGCGGTCACGCCATTGAAGCTCGCATCTATGCTGAGAACCCCGACATGGGATTCATTCCCGACTCTGGTCGATTGCTCCACGTGCGGACTCCCGCCACTAGCAAGGACGTGCGTATCGATGCCGGCTTCGTCGAGGGCGATGATGTGTCGGCCCATTATGATCCCATGATCTCCAAGCTGATTGTCCGGGGCGAAACCCGTGAGGAAGCCCTGCGCAAGCTGGCCACCGCACTGGAACAGTACGAGGTGGCCGGACCTGTCACTAATATCGAGTTTCTGAAGACGGTCTGCCGCAGCCCAGACTTCATTGCCGGCGCCGTCGAGACTGGCTACATTGAGAAGCACCGCGAGGAACTCTTCGCCCCCAAGGtcatcgaggatgaagtTCTCGCCCAGGTCGCATTGGCCTGCCTGCACCGTGACATGTTGAGCGCGCGCGCGGCCCCCTCTGCGGGTCTTGCCGGCACGACCGTGGGATTCGCCCCCAATTACCAGCAGAGGCAGCTGTCGTTTACCTCGGCCAGTGGTCCGGATGCTGAAGTGACCACCTTCGATGTCCGCGTCCAGCAAACAGGGGATCAGACGTTCAACCTCGAGGTCGGATCTCAAGTGTTCTCCCAAGTCACGAGCAGCATGGATCCGACCTCTCGCGTGGTGACTTCATTCTTCGGACACACACGACTGGACACGACGGTCGTCCAAGACGCGGAGATGGACATGGTGATCGCGTTTCAACGCGGGAAGCAGTATCGTCTGGGCGTACCACGGGCCAAGTGGATGGAAAAGGCCCTGGGTCTCAAGGATGTGGCCAACAGCGTCCTGGCACCGATGCCTTGCAAGGTGCTGCGGGTTGAAGTGCAGGCCGGAGATGTGGTCGAGAAGGACCAACCGTTGGTGGTGATTGAGAGTATGAAGATGGAGACTGTGATTCGAAGCCCACAACGTGGGACTATTGCTCGCGTGGTTCATCAACAAGGT GACCAATGCAAGAGCGGAACGCCTCTGGTTGAGTTTGCCGATGAAGCCGAGTCGCAGTAG